The segment CTCAATTGCACTTCAAGTTAGTGTAAAAATATTTGTAACTCCTAAAAACGGGTGTATTCAACACTACTAATCACCTTATTTTCTTACTTTTACGCTATAAAAAAACACTAAAAATGAATAAGAAAATATTTTTTATTTTACTTTTTTCAACAATAATTACGGCATGTAATTCTCAGAAAAACGGAAAGAAATATAACATTAGAACGATTGCTTTTTATAATCTAGAAAACTTATTTGACACCATTAATGATGTTACTAAGAATGATGAGGCAAGCCCAATTATGGAGTTGAAATCAAACAAATCTAAAGTTTATTGGGATAAAATTGAAAAACTGAGTAGTACCATTGCGCAAATTGGATTAGATAAATCGAATACAAGTCCTGCAATAATTGGAGTTTCAGAAGTAGAGAATTTAAATGTTTTAGAAGATTTAGTGAAATCTAAACATTTGGTAAAAAATGATTACGGAATTATACATTATGATTCTCCTGATAAAAGAGGAATAGACGTTGCTTTGTTGTATCAAAAAAAATATTTTAATCCTATACATCATGAGGCTTTCGACCCTAAAATCTATCAAAAAAACTATAAAGTTTATACAAGAGATCAGCTATTAGTTTCTGGTTATTTAGACGGAGAATTAATACACTTAATTGTAAATCACTGGCCCTCTAGAAGAGGTGGTGAGGCTGCAAGTAGACCAAATAGAGAAAAAGCTGCGTATCAAAATACAAAGATTATAAAACAAATTAGAGAGCAAGATGCTCATGCTAAAATTTTAATTCTGGGAGATTTTAATGATGATCCAATAAATTCTAGTTTAAAAAAAGTATTAAAGACAAAAAGCAGAAAGAAGAATGTAAATGAAGGAGATTTATATAACCCCTATGAAGATATGTTTCGTAGAGGATTTAATACTTTAAAATATAGAGATAAGATAAATTTATTTGACATGATTTTCTTTACTTCACCTTTATTAGATAAAGGTGAAAAAGATTTTTCTACCTATAAAATGTACAAAGCAATGATTTTTAACAAGGCTTTTTTAACTACTAAAAAAGGAAAATACAAGGGGTATCCTTTTAGAAGTTTTTCAAACGGAGGTTATACTGGTGGCTATTCAGATCATTATCCTGTATATATTTACTTAATAAAAGAAAAGAAGTAAAAACTATTATATAAAATGAAAAAACCCAAAACTTTAAAGTTTTGGGTTTTTTTGATAATAAATTATTGCCTTTTACAATTCTAAATTTATTCTTTAACAGATTTAAATCTATAATGTAAGTATGTGTAAGCATCACGAGGTATAATAGTAATCCACTTTTTGTGTTTTAAATACCATTTAAAACGAATAGAATTTACTCCTTTTGTTAAATAAGCAGCAATAAAAGGATGTACATTTAACTGTATCTTTTTATTTTTTGAATTAGAAATAAATTTTTCTAAATCTGCTTCAATCTTGTCTAACAAAACGATTGGAGCTTCTACTTCTCCATTTTTATTTGGGTTGGCTTCGGTAGTTTTTATACTTAACTCTGGTCTAACCCTTTGTCTTGTAATTTGTACCAATCCAAATTTACTTGGAGGTAATATTTTGTGCTTTGTTCTATCTAAAGCCATTTGCTCTTTAAGATGCTGATACAGTTTATTTCTGTTTTCAGCTTTATGCATATCAATAAAATCTACTACTATAATTCCTCCCATATCGCGCAGTTGTAACTGACGCGCTACTTCTGTAGCTGAAATTAGATTTACTTCTAATGCAGTGTCTTCTTGAGAACCTGCTTTATTAGAACGGTTTCCGCTATTTACATCAATAACGTGTAAAGCTTCTGTGTGCTCTATTACTAAATAGGCACCTCTGCTCATAGAAACTGTTTTACCAAACGATGTTTTTATTTGTCTTTCAATTCCATGTTTTTCAAAAATTGGAGTTTCAGATTTATGTAATTTTACAATTCCCACCTTTTCAGGGTTGATTTCTTGTAAATACTCTTTAATTTCTAATTGAAGAGTTTCATCATTGGTTACTATGCTAGTAAAAGAGTCATTCATAACATCTCGTAAAATAGAAGATGCTCTGTTCAATTCGCTCAAAATTTTTGTTGGTGTATTTGTGTTAGCAATACGCATGCACATTTTTTTCCAACGTTCTAATGAGTTTTGCAAATCTTTGTCTAGTTCTGCAACTTTTTTACCTTCTGCAACAGTTCTTAAAATAACACCAAACCCTTTTGGCCTAATGCTTTTTGCTAATCTTTTTAAACGTTCTTTTTCTTTTGGGTCTTCTATTTTTTGAGAAACAGAAACTCTGTTAGAAAAAGGAACTAAAACCAAAAACCTACCTGCTATAGACAACTCAGAACTTAATCTTGGTCCTTTTGTAGAAATTGGTTCTTTTACTATTTGTACTAATAGGTTTTGCCCTGTTTTTAGTACGTTGTTAATACTACCGTCTTTGTTAATCTCTTCCTGAAATTGGAAGTTTTTTAAAGTGAATTCTTTATACTTACCTGTGCTTACTTTCTTAATGAATGCATTTAATGAATTTACTTGCGCACCTAAATCATGATAATGTAAGAACCCATCTTTTGGGTAACCAACATTTACAAAGGCTGCATTTAAACCAGTTAACACTTTTCCTATTTTGGCTAAAAAAATATCGCCAACCGAGAATTTGTTACCAGTTGTTTCATTATTTAATTCAATAAGTTTTCCATCTCTTAATAAGGCAAAATCAATATCAGATGAATTTGAACG is part of the Polaribacter sp. SA4-10 genome and harbors:
- a CDS encoding endonuclease; this translates as MNKKIFFILLFSTIITACNSQKNGKKYNIRTIAFYNLENLFDTINDVTKNDEASPIMELKSNKSKVYWDKIEKLSSTIAQIGLDKSNTSPAIIGVSEVENLNVLEDLVKSKHLVKNDYGIIHYDSPDKRGIDVALLYQKKYFNPIHHEAFDPKIYQKNYKVYTRDQLLVSGYLDGELIHLIVNHWPSRRGGEAASRPNREKAAYQNTKIIKQIREQDAHAKILILGDFNDDPINSSLKKVLKTKSRKKNVNEGDLYNPYEDMFRRGFNTLKYRDKINLFDMIFFTSPLLDKGEKDFSTYKMYKAMIFNKAFLTTKKGKYKGYPFRSFSNGGYTGGYSDHYPVYIYLIKEKK
- a CDS encoding ribonuclease E/G; the encoded protein is MKTELIIRSNSSDIDFALLRDGKLIELNNETTGNKFSVGDIFLAKIGKVLTGLNAAFVNVGYPKDGFLHYHDLGAQVNSLNAFIKKVSTGKYKEFTLKNFQFQEEINKDGSINNVLKTGQNLLVQIVKEPISTKGPRLSSELSIAGRFLVLVPFSNRVSVSQKIEDPKEKERLKRLAKSIRPKGFGVILRTVAEGKKVAELDKDLQNSLERWKKMCMRIANTNTPTKILSELNRASSILRDVMNDSFTSIVTNDETLQLEIKEYLQEINPEKVGIVKLHKSETPIFEKHGIERQIKTSFGKTVSMSRGAYLVIEHTEALHVIDVNSGNRSNKAGSQEDTALEVNLISATEVARQLQLRDMGGIIVVDFIDMHKAENRNKLYQHLKEQMALDRTKHKILPPSKFGLVQITRQRVRPELSIKTTEANPNKNGEVEAPIVLLDKIEADLEKFISNSKNKKIQLNVHPFIAAYLTKGVNSIRFKWYLKHKKWITIIPRDAYTYLHYRFKSVKE